In Pelecanus crispus isolate bPelCri1 chromosome Z, bPelCri1.pri, whole genome shotgun sequence, the following are encoded in one genomic region:
- the LOC104031057 gene encoding riboflavin kinase: MRHLPYFCRGEVVKGFGRGSKELGIPTANFSEQVVESFPSDISTGIYYGWACVGNGDVHKMVLSIGWNPFYKNIKKSVETHIIHTFKEDFYGEILSIVITGYIRPEKNFDSLEALISAIQEDIEEAKRQLDLPEHLKLKDDNFFHLPESKIVNNH; the protein is encoded by the exons ATGAGGCACCTGCCCTACTTCTGCCGCGGGGAGGTGGTGAAGGGCTTCGGCAGAGGCTCCAAGGAGCTGGGCATCCCCACCG CTAACTTTTCTGAGCAAGTAGTTGAAAGCTTTCCATCTGATATCTCTACTGGTATATACTATGGATGGGCCTGTGTTGGAAATGGAGATGTGCATAAAATGGTTTTGAGCATAGGATGGAATCCTTTCTATAAGAATATTAAGAAATCGGTG gAAACGCACATTATCCACACCTTCAAAGAAGACTTTTATGGAGAAATTCTTAGTATAGTCATAACTGGATATATTCGACCGGAAAAAAACTTTGATTCCTTAG aGGCACTTATTTCAGCAATTCAGGAAGACATTGAAGAAGCAAAGAGACAGCTAGATTTACCAGAACATCTTAAACTCAAAGATGATAACTTCTTTCATTTGCCAGAAAGCAAAATAGTGAACAACCACTGA